Genomic DNA from Gemmatimonadales bacterium:
GCTCACCACGGCCTGGCGGCCGTTCGTCTGCAGCACCGTGGCCGGGAGCAGATTGGCGACCCCGATGAAGTTGGCCACGAACACCGAGGTGGGCGAGTGGTAGATGGCCTCCGGCGTGCCGATCTGCTCGACCCGGCCCTCGTTCATGACGGCGATCCGGTCGGACATCGTCAGCGCCTCCTCCTGGTCGTGGGTCACGTAGATGAACGTGATCCCCACCTCGCGCTGGATCCGCTTGAGCTCGATCTGCATCGCCTGGCGCAGCTTGAGGTCGAGTGCGCCAAGCGGCTCGTCCAGCAGGAGCGCGCTGGGATAGTTCGCCAGCGCCCGTGCCAGCGCCACCCGCTGTTGCTGGCCGCCGGAGAGCTGGGCCGGCTTCCGGGACGAGAATTGGGTCAGCCGTACTACCTCGAGCAGCTCCCCGACCCGCCGGCGGGTCTCCTCGTCGGTCAGCTTCAGACTGCGGGGTCCGAACGCGACATTGTCCGCGACGCTCATGTGGGGAAACAGCGCGTAGTGCTGGAAGACGGTGTTGACGTTCCGCCGGTACGGGGGCACCCGGGAGACATCCTTCCCCTCCAACAGGATCCGTCCGGCGGAGGGCTGCTCGAATCCGGCAATCATCCGGAGCGTCGTCGTCTTGCCGCAGCCGGACGGGCCCAGCAGCGAGAAGAACTCTCCCCGGCCGATGGCGAAATGGGCCTCCTCTACGGCGACGTAGCTTCCGAAGCGCTTGACCACGTGCTCCAGCGTGATGACCGGATCTGGAGTGGCCGCGCCGGAACCGCTCCGCGACGGTCGGAGGCTGGCGTCATCGAGTCTCTGCGGTATGGTCATGCCCTGATCTTGGCGGATGGAAGCTCAATCTGCACCGAGCCCGGGGAGTTGACAACTGCCATAGGCAGGCTCATGGTTGGCTCAACCTTCACCGGCACACAGGACGTGACCCATGAGCACCACCCTCGTCTCCGACGAGCGCGCCGCACGCAATCGTCTCCTCGCCCGCGCCCAGGAGATCGGCCAGGCGGAAATGGCCCGGCTGCTCGCCCGCACCAGCGGGTCCGCTGAGCTGTTCCAGCGGGCGCGCCGAATCCTTCCCTATGGTGTGGTCTCCTCGTTTCAGAAGATGCAGCCGTATCCGATCTACGTCCGCCGGGGCAAGGGCAGCCGGATCTGGGACCAGGACGGGGCGGAGTATCTCGACTTCCACGGGGGGTTCGGGGCGATGGTGCTGGGCCACGCCCATCCGCGGGTGGTCGAGGCCATTCAGCAAGCCGCTAGCCAGGGCACCCACTTCGCGGTGACTACGGAGGCCGCGGTGGCATTCGGCGAGGAGATCTGCCGCCGCTTCAAGCTGGAGATGCTGCGGTTCGCCAACTCCGGAACCGAAGCCACCATGGACGCGATCCGGGTGGCCCGGGCCGCCACCGGGCGGGACGTGGTCTGCAAGATCGAAGGCTCCTACCACGGGCACCACGACAGCGTGATGTTCTCGGTCATTCCCAACGCCGACACCATGGGAGGTCGCGAGCGGCCGGCGAGCGCGCCGGTCTCCAAGGGGATGGTCAAGGACGCCTCGAAGTACATCGAGGTGGTGCCCTTCAATGATGCCGGGCATCTGGAGCGGGTCTTCGCCGAGCGGGGTAGCGAGATCGCCTGCCTCATCATGGAGCCGGCGATGATGAACCTGGGCATCGTGCTGCCCCAGCCGGGGTACCTGGAGCGGGTGCGGGAGCTCTGCACCCGGCACGGCGTGGTCTTCATCTTCGATGAGATCAAGACCGGATTCACCATCGCCCCGGGCGGCGCCTCGGAGCGCTTCGGGGTGCAGCCCGACCTCGTCTGCCTGGCCAAGGCCATCGCCGGCGGGCTGCCGGCAGCGGCGTTCGGCGGCCGGGAGGATCTGATGCGCCTGATCGAGCAGGGCGTCTCCCAGCAGGGCACCTACAACGGCAACCCGCTCGTGGCGCAGGTGGGCCTGGTCGTCCTCACCGAGCTGCTCACCGCCGATGCCTACCGCCACTTCGCCCGGCTCGGCACCCGGCTGGCGCAGGGATGTCAGGCGGCCATCGAGCGCTATCACATCCCGGCACACACCATCGATCTGGGCGCCAAGGGCTGCGTCTCCTACCGCCCGACGCCGATGACCAACTACCGGGACTTCCTGGAGACCACGCCGGAGCTCTTCGCCGCGTCGTACCCCTGGCTGCTGAACCGCGGGATCTTCATGACCCCGGGCGATGAGGAGCAGTGGACCCTCTCGGTCCAGCACACCGACGCGGACGTCGACCGCTACGTCGGGGTGTTCACCGAATTCTGCGCGGCGCTGACAGGGTAGGCGCTCCCCCCGGCACCCCCCGCCGAACAAAGACCGGCAGTATATATTTCTCCGATGAGCAACCCACGTTTCGAGGTCGTCGCTCCCTTCGCGCCGGCCGGTGATCAGCCCAAGGCCATCTGCGAGCTCTCCGAAGGCCTCCGTCGGGGCGACAAGTACCAGACCCTGCTCGGCGT
This window encodes:
- a CDS encoding ABC transporter ATP-binding protein, which produces MTIPQRLDDASLRPSRSGSGAATPDPVITLEHVVKRFGSYVAVEEAHFAIGRGEFFSLLGPSGCGKTTTLRMIAGFEQPSAGRILLEGKDVSRVPPYRRNVNTVFQHYALFPHMSVADNVAFGPRSLKLTDEETRRRVGELLEVVRLTQFSSRKPAQLSGGQQQRVALARALANYPSALLLDEPLGALDLKLRQAMQIELKRIQREVGITFIYVTHDQEEALTMSDRIAVMNEGRVEQIGTPEAIYHSPTSVFVANFIGVANLLPATVLQTNGRQAVVSVAGDRAVPVATGEWALPAGSSATVMVRPERLRLSEAAPAAGAAVPLTLQHAIFQGPVVRCTLRTADGTDVVAHIGPEQSLPTLHPGLTLWASWDLDAARVLPPAGYQVPVESDLRTTVERAVMPMPHLGPPHA
- a CDS encoding aspartate aminotransferase family protein — its product is MSTTLVSDERAARNRLLARAQEIGQAEMARLLARTSGSAELFQRARRILPYGVVSSFQKMQPYPIYVRRGKGSRIWDQDGAEYLDFHGGFGAMVLGHAHPRVVEAIQQAASQGTHFAVTTEAAVAFGEEICRRFKLEMLRFANSGTEATMDAIRVARAATGRDVVCKIEGSYHGHHDSVMFSVIPNADTMGGRERPASAPVSKGMVKDASKYIEVVPFNDAGHLERVFAERGSEIACLIMEPAMMNLGIVLPQPGYLERVRELCTRHGVVFIFDEIKTGFTIAPGGASERFGVQPDLVCLAKAIAGGLPAAAFGGREDLMRLIEQGVSQQGTYNGNPLVAQVGLVVLTELLTADAYRHFARLGTRLAQGCQAAIERYHIPAHTIDLGAKGCVSYRPTPMTNYRDFLETTPELFAASYPWLLNRGIFMTPGDEEQWTLSVQHTDADVDRYVGVFTEFCAALTG